Within the Gossypium raimondii isolate GPD5lz chromosome 12, ASM2569854v1, whole genome shotgun sequence genome, the region ATGCAAATATGGAAAAACCTAGAAAGAAATGAATATACCGGGGTGGATGTATACCAATATCGGACTCCCACCCAAGTTCGAGTAAACATAGATGGTTGTTCCTTTTGATGCTTTAGAAATTAGAATTAATGTACATTGTCCTTTATCTTCTTTTTTGGTAGGTACGAACTGTGATTCCTGCAAGTACCTCTTTTCAAGAGGATGGTGGTGAGTTTATTATTTGGAGTTCCAACTCGGTTAATTTTCACCTTATAAAATGGAAACTACCTGTTATATTCTGATGTATCTACCTAGAATTTCACACATTTTAATAACCTAGCTTTTGTATGTACTGAGAAAATTGCTCCACACTCCTTATTCTTTGCAGCTCGAATACTACGTGCGATAAGAATTGCCGCCCGGTTAGGCTTCAGTTTTTCTAGGGAAACAGctcattttgtcaaaaatctATCTTGTTTGATACTGAGACTGGATAAGGTATACAGGAAGTTCCTTTCTGAGTTTTTCCAGCATTTAGGTTATGTGAAAATGTTGCTGAttgattttgttcaataatGGCAATGTTTAGTCAAGGCTTCTGATGGAAATGAACTACATGATGGCATATGGTTCTGCAGAAGCATCTTTAAGATTATTGTGGAAATTTGGACTCTTAGAACTACTTTTGCCAATTCAGGTACAGAACTGGAAGTTAAATTTCCCTTTCATGCTTGTCAGTTTGATACTAAGGTTGATGCAAATTCATCTTACAGGCTGCCTATTTTGTTCGCACTGGTTTCCGGAGGCGTGATAAGAGATCTAATATGCTCTTGGTAATTTTTGTTCTGTATCTTATTGGCTTGGGGGTTACAAGATTACTTGCATCTATATGGTAGCATTAGCTTGGAGCCTGTTAATTTTCTGATGTTTCATTTGCAGTCATTGTTTTCTAAACTGGATAGACTTCTGGCACCTAACAGACCATGCCACAGTAGTTTATGGTAAGATTGCTAATGACAAGAAAATCCGAGAATCCCTTTCATCAGTATAATGGAGTGTCAATATTGTCAAATATTGGTGATGTTCAATTAGACAAATTGTGCAAACTAGGTGTTTTTCTTTCGGTGTACTTTATTGAAGCCACTCTATTGGTAACAGGGTTGGAATTCTAGCATTCCATGAAGCACTTTCAAACAAACCTAGAGATCCTTTGGTTGTTGCTGCATTTAGCCTTGCTGTCCACAATGGTGGAGATATACCGGAAGCGATAAATATTGCCAAGAACATCAACAAATCACATGATAGTAGCTTTCATGAGCTATCTGAACCACAGAATCTAGAGAATCTGACATTAGTAAATGAGGTTATGAGTCTTGCTGCATCTGTTAAAAGCACTTTGAGTGAGATGACGGATGAGCATTTTGTCTCTCAGGCAATGTCAGCATATCCTCAAGCCCCATTTTCAGACCTGGTGAGTATTTTTCTTCGTTTTTTCCgtctttttttttggttttatggaTAACACACTAGGATAAAGCCAATTAGGCATCAAACGGAACCCTAGCAAACACTTTATTTTGTCCCATTAGATGTAGTAAGCAATGTATATTTTCCACTTCACCAATTTAAAGTTATTCTTGAGGTTGAAATCTGGAACAAGTGGGTGTTCCATTTTTTACGTAGTTGGCCCTGTGCAACTGACAGTTGATCAGGGGTGTAGGGAGTGAAACTTGGAAGTGAGCAACATATTTAAGAATAATGAATAATTGTCACACCACTAGTCATAATCCACCTCTCTTTTCTGTTTTACACTAAAAGGCATAGCTGAAAATTTCCTCCAATCATTCTTGTGCAGGTATTTATACCATTGGCATTGTATTTGAATGTTTGCAAGGTCTTTCAATGTGTGACAATGGGTGCGGAGAAGGGATTTGTAGCAAAGCAAGGTAGCCGGATTGACTATGAGTTGTTAGCATTAGGAAGCCTTAGGGAAACTCGACATACATTTGCTAGGGTTGTTTTTGATACGGTATACCCTCTTGACCGAACCTAAGCTAAGATGCTGCATCTGAAGTAGTTGTATGCAATAGGAATGGAAATGTCAAATTGTTGTACGGTAACATATGCTAAAGCTCATTTGTTTCTTGTGTATGCCCTGCACAAGCACAtggaataaatttaattcaaaagcTAATTGTTTTATCGCCATGGGGGGAAGCCTTGCATGTCCGTATTGGCCATTCCTGATATGCAGGGGCGCAGTTCAAGGGTGCAGTAATGCTGGGTTAGTTTGGTTCATGGAATGATCAAAAAGGCTTTCTGGAGGACATAAGTTTCAGCATTCACCTGTCAGTTAGGCCGGACTACATTGGAAAGTTTAGTGGTGTTTCTAGAATCCGGGAAGTTTATGAAAATGTCTACTGCGTTTAAAGAATGAAATTCCATTGCCTTCACGCTTTTTAATTTACCTTtgcctctctctctctctctttcggATTTTACCAATTTCACTGTTATACCTTACATGATTTTGGTGCCACTCTTTTTTTCCcctaattcttttatttcactctttgggttttgattatttatttgcgttaaattataaaatacaaatttgaattttaaaatataatctaattttagttttagtttcaaaatttttacgctctacttttgaaaattcttttattaaattcattgataatattttaaaattaaaaaatcacttagtaataatgtattaataaatataacattgaatatgtttatatggatttttcttttaaaacatttattcggACTTGtcttgataaaatatttttggcatGATGTAAATTTGGTACttaatgtttatgtttttgtcaatttgacccttattcttttttgagttaaatttgaccttcaatttttaaaagagttaagTTGATAATCAACCTTTCAAAATGAGTTGAATTGTTACTTTTAACAAGaatattgactaaaatgttaaaattttgaacatgcATTTCGTAGCAATTCATGtgtaattttttactttaaacatttttttgaatatttttataattttaaaattattgtagatgtgaaatacaaaaaaagtaGTATTATGTCAAGCATGAAGCACATGTGGACTATCACTCCAacattgttaaaagattaatgTTGCAATTAGTGTTTGCGTTAAAAAGTGatttaactattttttgaaTGGTTAATGGgtaaatttagctaaaaaaagaataagggtcaagttgacaaaagatataaatgttgaggattaaatttatcaatatgtCTTTTTCATTGgaatattttcataagaaaaattAACGTGAGCAGTTTTATTGAAATggttaataatatcaaatatttagaGTAATTgatgacattataaaaatagaaagatcaaattatgtcaaaaataaagtttatagaTTAAATATCAAGTTTTAACCTAGTATAAGGTTAAAACTAAAGTTTGATCATTGTCTTATAATGTCAAAAAAATGCAATAAGGAAaacctaaaaatagaaaattgcgTATCCGTTTCTAAGACACTTAGGgcatacaaattatatataaacgcataacattttaattgtaaattaattatattaactatttggactaattaataataatataaaatgcaaggaacaatttacattaaaaattaaggtGTAGtagttaaaaatcaaatttaggcataatagagagaccaaaattaaaatttattcatttttccaaaattacaaaagaagGGTAAGACATAGCAAAcctagaagaaaaaaaatcatgtgtCAAATTGTAAGACTATTAGGgtgtttaaattatgtataacaacgtaatgttttaattgaaaaattaagaatattaattatttaaattaattaataacattatataaatataagcaccaatttatgttaaaaataaagtatagaaactaaaatttaatcattttggtaaaacgaaaagaaaaaaaaagaagaggaagagaaaTACAGCATGGCTGGTGTGTGACGTGTAAGTAGAAGGAAACAATGTAAAAGAAGTAGGgacaaaattgtataaatttaaatataaagattaaagtttaattgtaGGCATAATtgaaggataaaatgatattcgaccattttcatataaaaataaaataaaaggacttaaCACTGTcaataaataagattatttcaacctcccttttatatatagttatttaatttttcttgaaaagagTATaacctaaataaatttaagataaatgaatcaatattGGCAATCGTTTTTCCGaatcaaggtttttttttcgattttaattacacaaaatattatttaattatataaattatataattacgGAAAATATTAtccaattatataaattattacagatttcataatattttgtataattatctaaaatattAGATGATTGCctaaactattttaatatcGTAATGTTTggaacattaaaattaataaaaggtgatattgatttttttcagATTTTCTTATCATTTATCTACCTATCTACACTACCGTATATAAAAAGAAGGCTAGACCTTccttttacatttatatatacaattgttctctttattttatttagattatataaaaatattttaattttaattttataatatgtttgaatttaaatttaaaattttaagatttaaatttatattaataaatagatTACATAATTagtaatcaaaatattaaaatatggcATGTAAGGAAGGTTCCTTAGACGGGGACAAAATGATGGGGTTTAATTTTCAACCCAAAAGGTCATTAACCTTTcttcgaaaaagaaaagaaaatgcagTAACCTGTCCGGGATCCTTCAATATCGTAGGATCCCACGTGCCAACTCAGTTTAGCATGTTGTCACTGGGACTGGGTCCCTCCCGCTTTTTTCTCCCTTCAATTCTCTCCCGCGAAACCTTATTATGACGAAGCCCCCCCAAAACGATGTCGTCTTGTTCAATCATGATAATTTCAACCCATTTCAACCCCCCGCGTCTCTCTCTCTGTATCGACTAAATCCCACCCGATTCTCCCCCCAAAATCTAGCTCCcgtttaaaagaagaaaataaataaataaacactaAATATAAGTAAAGTGATGGATCGCCGGAGGACAGAAAGTCCGGTATACGGCCGGCAGTGGAGTGGATCCAGCAGCTCCGGTTCGTCGTCTCCGGCGCATCCTCTTTCTCGGTTACAGCCCGGTGCTGCCGGTGGTCTTTCTACCATCAAACGCACACAAAATGTTGCCGCCAAAGCTGCAGCTCAACGACTCGCTCAAGTCATGGCTTCGCAGACCCCCGACGACGATGAGGAAGACGATGATCTAGGCTTCAGGTTTGGTTGTCCTCCTATACCTCCTACCTTCTCCAATAATGGATTAAGCCGCAGTACTTCTCCAGCGATCTCTCTCACCCGGCCTAATAGATCTCCGTCCCCTGCGGTAGTAGCTTTGAATTGAAGTGAATTAGAGAggctttttctctcttttttatgcATCTGAATTTTTTACCTGATATGGCgtttttggtaatttgattAGTTAGGTCGGAATTTTGTAGAGCATGCGTCTTCCGTGCGTTCCACGTCCGCAGGGAGGCCAGCAACGGCGATGCGGTCAACCACGCCAAATTTGATACCGCCGAATAGAACTTCAGTTCGCACGCCAGTTACTATACCTCCGATTGATCCTCCTAATCGAAGTAGAGACAAAAGGTTAGCATTCATGAATTTTGTTACTTAggaatatattttgaatttacaGATGCTTAATATAAAAGGTTAATATTGTAGTTCATGTAAATgttaatgtatttaagtaagcctatttatagttattattattttaattaaaatgttattttccATCTGCTTTTAGCCGATTTCGTGAATGGTATGCCACATAATCTGTTTCATTTGTAAGAGAAGATAGGAGAATGGTGGGTTTATCGTGGTGGCATCTGAAGAAGTGAGGAGAGTAAAAGCAATTCAAATTAGTCTTCTAATAgaaggaaattttaaatttatatttaagacTCAAGATAATAACTAGTTAGTAAGATGGCAACCAATTGCTAGATTGTGAGGTAACAAAAAGACCAACTGAACCAACTTTTTAATGTATTAGTATAGTTGGGAAAAACATATCAGGTCAAAGCAGCCTCTTGCAATTGCAGTTTATTTATTCACATTTGCACCaattattttgttgttggaATCATATTCCTCTCTATATGCACTTAAATTATTGTCTCTTTGGACAATGCAACTGCTACACTAATATATCTTCTACCATACAttacacatttatttttatcccATTAAAAGTATTTGGGATGATAATACTCACTGAATACCTAGACTAAACCATGTTGTATAGATTTTCAAAGAATTCTTCATGTTAATACTTGATTAATAATGTAATGCTCTTCTTTTATGCcttacatattctatcatatAAATTTGTTCTTAGTTTGATCACTTGGTGTCTATACTTAATATCTGATTTGCAAACATGATCTTTATCTCTTAAAAGAAATCCTTATCAGATCATAGCTTTTTTTATGGTATAGTTGGTTTAAAAAATACTGTGATCCAAACCCTCGAAAGTCATACTAGAGCCAGCCCTAGATCTTAGGGTGTCATgccataattttttgtttatggtTTATTTGGAAAATATGCTTAAGTCTCAACTGAAATGCAGTTTTTGCTATATAGTTTTTCATTTCTCCCTTAGTAGATTACCCAATCAAGTAGTTTATCCTTATTTGTTGTGCCTAATTTCTTCATTACCCCTATTTTATGAAACCAATTCAAAGTACTGTTTTCTTCATACTCAAGTTTTCATGAATTGCCAAATGACAATTTCTTCCTTGTGCCTTCATTCTCTGTAGACATAATCATCCATGTGCTTCTCAGCTTCTGTCCTTTCTCATTGTGCGTGGAGTATTGTTAGGTTTActtgcccattttttaaaataatttttgttgtgTAATGAGAAACTGAAAATGTTCAACCATTTGTAAGACAATAGATTTTGAGCAGTGGAATTGTATTACTTGAAAGTACTGCAGGTTTACAGCTGATGTAGGACAGCTGAAAGTAAACGACATTGGAGATCAGCGTGAAACTTCTGCACTTCGTGATGAAGTATGTCACTGGAATTTATCTAGTTATATATTGACATCTGACTCATACAGCTCTTGAATATATTGATCTTATACTGTAAGCTGCATAATTTGAAACGTAATCATGCCTCTGAGGGTGCATCTATCTTTTGAATATATTCAGTTGAATCTAAAATCTTATTCTTGAAGCAGTTAGTTTGAAGCTAATGCATGCTATGTTGCAGCTTGATATGCTACAAGAAGAGAATGAGAATCTACTTGACAAGGTGAGCCTTTATCATTACTGTTGTGTTATCTAATGAGAATCTACTTGACAAGGTGAGCCTTTATCATTACTGTTGTGTTATCTGCAACATGTAGCATTTATGCCTGCGTATGTTATACAGCTTCATTCTGCTGAAGAAAGACGTGAAGAAGCTGAAGCAAGAGCTAGGGAGCTAGAGAAGCAGGTccgtttttcttcttctttggctGCAAGATCTTCTCCCCCTGTTTGGTACAGCATGGATGGCTTATCCTATCAAATTATGTAGCATCATCTGAGTTGTTTCATCAAATACTTCTACTATATGAAGCACAGTTGTTGGTTTGGGACACTTTCATGATTTAGACATGATGCAACGTTCATAAATACATATGGGTTATGCTTTGGCTGTCTTTCCTTAAATTATCACATATCCTGTAGCTTCTAGAGCTGCATATTTGTTGAAGGGTTTAGTTTAGCTGTATGTATTAGTTGAAATTAGTCACATAGATCATATTACACTTAATACAACTTGATATctccaattttcaagttatcTGTTTACATTCTTGGTTCCTGATACTTGAACCGTACTGGGTTGTGTATGAGGTGACACTGAGATAAATCCCTTCAATAGGCACTTATGTGAAGAAGCATACTCAGGTCCTCGTGTTAAACGCATGTAACTTTTGAACATGTTGTGAAGTTGAGATACAAGTAAATTAAGCATATGATTTGTGACACTGGCTTAAATGGCTATTGGCTAAATATTTGCCGGTCGTTTGTTACTGCAATATAAAGCTGCTTACTTGTTAAGTTCGATGTTAATAGGTTGCTTCCTTAGGAGAAGGTGTATCTCTGGAAGCTAAATTATTAAGTAGGTAAGTGTGAGTATTTTTCATTTGCTAGTT harbors:
- the LOC105764829 gene encoding uncharacterized protein LOC105764829 isoform X2, yielding MAVSGLCFACKPHFSLRPPLFYCFRKIRFCSVAAIETLDEPVIQGAHFSPAKNVSGEGSKLSQWKKLNSQDLGISTSNISKPTRKVLNGLKTKGYEVYLVGGCVRDLILKRTPKDFDIITTAELREVVKAFSRCAIIGRRFPICHVHMDDTIVEVSSFSTSARNFDRGLTYELERPAGSDKKDFVRWRNCLQRDFTINGLMFDPFARIIYDYMGGIEDIKKAKVRTVIPASTSFQEDGARILRAIRIAARLGFSFSRETAHFVKNLSCLILRLDKSRLLMEMNYMMAYGSAEASLRLLWKFGLLELLLPIQAAYFVRTGFRRRDKRSNMLLSLFSKLDRLLAPNRPCHSSLWVGILAFHEALSNKPRDPLVVAAFSLAVHNGGDIPEAINIAKNINKSHDSSFHELSEPQNLENLTLVNEVMSLAASVKSTLSEMTDEHFVSQAMSAYPQAPFSDLVFQCVTMGAEKGFVAKQGSRIDYELLALGSLRETRHTFARVVFDTVYPLDRT
- the LOC105764829 gene encoding uncharacterized protein LOC105764829 isoform X1 yields the protein MAVSGLCFACKPHFSLRPPLFYCFRKIRFCSVAAIETLDEPVIQGAHFSPAKNVSGEGSKLSQWKKLNSQDLGISTSNISKPTRKVLNGLKTKGYEVYLVGGCVRDLILKRTPKDFDIITTAELREVVKAFSRCAIIGRRFPICHVHMDDTIVEVSSFSTSARNFDRGLTYELERPAGSDKKDFVRWRNCLQRDFTINGLMFDPFARIIYDYMGGIEDIKKAKVRTVIPASTSFQEDGARILRAIRIAARLGFSFSRETAHFVKNLSCLILRLDKSRLLMEMNYMMAYGSAEASLRLLWKFGLLELLLPIQAAYFVRTGFRRRDKRSNMLLSLFSKLDRLLAPNRPCHSSLWVGILAFHEALSNKPRDPLVVAAFSLAVHNGGDIPEAINIAKNINKSHDSSFHELSEPQNLENLTLVNEVMSLAASVKSTLSEMTDEHFVSQAMSAYPQAPFSDLVFIPLALYLNVCKVFQCVTMGAEKGFVAKQGSRIDYELLALGSLRETRHTFARVVFDTVYPLDRT